The proteins below are encoded in one region of Penaeus monodon isolate SGIC_2016 chromosome 32, NSTDA_Pmon_1, whole genome shotgun sequence:
- the LOC119593508 gene encoding putative L-aspartate dehydrogenase (The sequence of the model RefSeq protein was modified relative to this genomic sequence to represent the inferred CDS: added 56 bases not found in genome assembly), with the protein MAPKRVGIVGYGHLGKFLTKAVQERPDLELAFVWNRTTSVLDGEVESRYICENLENCSQFSPDLIVEVSHPVISEKYGPMFLNTADYLVGSPTALASQPVEDALRTAATSHGLYVPAGAFWGAEDILKMADRGTLKGLKVTMKKHPSCFKFEGELKAKNEQICGTEAVTLYDGPVRGLCPLAPNNVNTMAAAAMAGHNLGFDVVQGCLVSDPKLTDWHIVEVEVTGPQIAGRNFTVKTTRNNPADPGAVTGSATYGSFLSSVVRAGGRGPGVHLC; encoded by the exons ATGGCACCCAAAAGAGTTGGCATCGTAGGTTACGGCCACCTAG TGGAACAGGACGACTTCGGTTTTAGACGGCGAAGTGGAGAGCAG ATACATCTGCGAAAACTTGGAAAACTGTAGTCAATTTTCACCAGACTTGATTGTGGAAGTCTCACACCCAGTTATATCAGAAAAG TATGGACCAATGTTCCTGAATACTGCAGACTATTTAGTCGGGTCACCCACAGCTCTAGCCTCGCAACCTGTTGAAGATGCACTACGTACTGCGGCAACTTCCCACGGGCTCTACGTTCCAGCTGGAGCTTTCTGGGGTGCAGAAGATATACTGAAGATGGCTGATAGAGGGACACTGAAG GGACTAAAAGTTACCATGAAGAAGCATCCAAGTTGCTTCAAGTTTGAAGGGGAACTCAAAGCAAAAAATGAGCAAATTTGTGGCACTGAAGCGGTAACTCTCTATGATGGACCTGTACGAGGCCTTTGTCCCCTTGCGCCCAACAATGTCAACACCATGGCAGCTGCAGCAATGGCAGGACATAATCTGGGCTTTGACGTCGTGCAAGGTTGTCTGGTATCTGATCCAAA gctcACAGACTGGCACATAGTAGAAGTCGAAGTTACAGGGCCACAAATAGCGGGAAGGAATTTCACCGTGAAAACCACCCGCAATAACCCAGCTGACCCGGGGGCAGTCACTGGCAGCGCGACGTATGGCTCCTTCCTCTCTTCAGTAGTGCGGGCAGGTGGCAGAGGGCCTGGGGTTCACCTCTGctaa